The genomic segment CAGGATGTGCATGGTGTTGTACCTTGGCGTGGGCCTGGGGCCTAGCCCCACAGGGTAGGCTGCACAGGCGGTCGGCAGCCGTGCTATGATAGGCGCGGTTGGGCAGCTATCGTACCATAACTTCGACGATGTATTGGCAACGTTGAGCCAAGCGCTAGCAACAAACAACCCGTCATTGGGAGCCATCGACGATCTATCCAAGCATTCTTTTTTGTGCAGAGGGAACCACATGACCGCCACCTACAACATCACCGAAGAAGACATCTACGCCTTTAACCACTACAGCATCGCCCATGTGCCACTTGTCAAAGCTAATATCCGCACTACTGGTTTCACCTTTCTTCTATTTGCCTTCCTACTTGGAATAATTTTCCTGATTACACATGATAACGTCTTCGTCTTTGTCTCTCTGTTTGGGCTAACAGCCTTAAGTTTCTCGATGGCTATCTACATTTTGGTCTTCTCAAAATACTATATTGGCAATACGCTCAAAGGGCAGATCAAAAAAGGCGTCTATCAAAAATTGCTTGGCCGACAGAGCCTCACCCCAACCGCGCAGCAGCTACACTTAATC from the Chloroflexia bacterium SDU3-3 genome contains:
- a CDS encoding YcxB family protein; translated protein: MIGAVGQLSYHNFDDVLATLSQALATNNPSLGAIDDLSKHSFLCRGNHMTATYNITEEDIYAFNHYSIAHVPLVKANIRTTGFTFLLFAFLLGIIFLITHDNVFVFVSLFGLTALSFSMAIYILVFSKYYIGNTLKGQIKKGVYQKLLGRQSLTPTAQQLHLITRYSETNYRWGGIDSIELNDTHMFLFVSAAQAIIVPSRAFESKALWQTFVDEVKEHHSRAIQQNLAAIAAQQ